CTGCCACGTCTTGTCGCGGCATCTCGATCGAATAGCTTAGAGTCCATCTGGTAGGCGCGGAATAGTGCTTCTTCGTTACCGTCGCTCGCCGCATCAGCTTCCTGGTTGGATGCATCAACGGTGCCTCCcacatcatcagcatcgTAAGTATCGTCACGTTCGTCATCATCAGAATCGAATGCTGCCAGGGCAGAGAGGATGGCCGATTTGTTCGGTGcgttttctttgtctttgagcATTTCGTCGGCGCTTTTGCTGGGTTTCTTTCCAAAGGAGATCTTGGATACATCCATTGCGAGCCGGTCGaaatcatcgtcgtcaaacACATTATGCCGTGTAGGAACTTTGGGTGGAGTAGGTCGTGGTGCAAGATCTGTGTGTCTATTTTGGGGATGCGAAGACCTAGTCATGGTTAGCTGGGAATCAAAACGGCAAGATGCATCATACAAGGGTTCGCTGCGGTCCGCGTTGGACAAGTGAGGCGGTAAGGTCTCACTTAGCAGATTCGCAACGACATGTTCCACATTCTCCCCGTATTCATCAAGACATTTGGATACAAAGCCAGATCCAAGGTCAGGAAATAGATCCTGCACCTGCGTGATCTGACTCATCCGGTGAACGTGCATGTCAGCATCAGCTTCTTGCTGTGtctcctttccttttcctttgtcGACTTTTCGTCGCACCAGTCGTTTGGGACGAATCATTGCACCCTTTCTGTAGGCCTCGAGTGCTGTGAGTCGTTTCTTGAAGTTATCTGTTGCTGCTCCAGAATCTTCCGCCCTTCTCAGTAGAATCTTTAGTAGTGGAGTGTTGGTGATGAGTTCAGGAACAAGAGAGTCGTTGGCATTGAGAGGCCCGGCCTTGTGAGCATCAGCCGCTTCCTTGAGAGCATAGAGTTGATCGCTCAGCATAGACCACTTGGCTGGCTCAACATCTATAAGCCCGATAAGACATAGATAGGTGGTTGTCAATATCACCTTCCGTAGAGGTGGGTTCATGACTCGAAAGCACACAATAAGGGCGTCGAGGAAATCGGATCCCGCAAGAAATAAGGTGCAGGCATCTGGTGAAGCATGCAAAAGGTAGTTTAGTCGTATCAAGTGAGCCTCAACTATCTTCAAATCTCCCTTGATACCAGCCTCCAGCTGGGGGATAAGTTGTTTCTTTAACCCAGTAAGGCTCGCCTCTGTCACAGCAGTACGCTGCTGAAATAGTTGTGTAATAAGAGGTGCCGTAGCTTTCTGGGGGAATATTCTTGCAATATTTGCCAAGAATTCATAGTCGAAGAGCTGCGTAGGCGGAGACACAGAATAAACTCGTGAAGTGAGTTGGAAGACAGCTTTAGGTAGTGTCGTTGAGTAAGATTCTAGGACTGTGAAGCCTGACTCGGCCGTTTCTTCTGCAAAAGAGGAGAGAAACGTTGGGGTAGAGTCATCACGAGACAATGATGTCTTGAGGTCCTTTTCGGGGAGTGCGACCAGGGCACGGCAGATTGACGTCCAGGCTTGAAGAAGTGAATTCCACTCGCTAGAAGAGAGGTGTTGTCGCCATGATGATTTGGGGAAGGGTGCGAGGGGTGGTAAAGATGCCATCTTTATTGAGAGAACAATCAGAAAATTGATGTCTTTGACTTGTGAGTTTTGAGTCAAGGAGGAGCTGTTCTTATAAACTATTTGCTTATTAACACGACAAGAATCCGTATCGTGGCTCAAGCGTTTGGCATCGCCGGATGATTCATCAGAAAGTGGATTCTCACTGCCTGCAAGCTGATGGATGAGGTTGACTTGGAGAAGGTACAAAGTCGAATGACTGACCAATCAGCGTATCATAAGCTCAAGCACTAATCCATACGTGGCTTAGGACGCAAAGACAGAAGGAGATGCCCTGGTAGTTAGTGCCGCAAATCAATCACATCCATAACAGACATATACATCACCAAAAGCAAAAAGCAAGTGCCCTAAAATTGGCTTTGGTTGGATGTTTTTGTTGAAATACGGTTTGATCTAATCCTATACAACAACCCTTCCTGTTCATACACAACGCCAATAGATGCTCAGAGCCCCAAACTTCTTGAATAATCCAACGCCGTTCCTCGCTCCGACTCTTCTCATCTCTCTCATCATATATAACACGCTCAGTGAGGTGACTCCTCATTCTCTTGCTGTAGTAATCTAGAAGTCCCACAACGTACATTCTCTCGACGGCGGTAACTCGGGCATCAGGCCGTCCTGGAACGTACCTGTCTGCGCGAAAGCCATCCATTGAGCTTTAGACTTGTCATCATACTTCTCCGAAGGCAACTCTGTGTCCGCTGAGTACCCTGGCGGTCCATCGGGAAACCAGACCCGCCGCCATGATCCATCAAATTCCTGAATTCCGGGCTTACCATCCTTGTACACGACAGATTTGCCCTTGAACATGGCGAGTCGCCCATCCATACCCTTGGAGCTATAACTATCGACTGGCGGGTGTTGTCGGGTGCTGTTGGTTGGATATGGGTTCCCTGAGGGAGCCCCTGAGGGAGCGCCTGCTGGCAGCGGTTGCGACGCGAATGGATTCGAGGACGGTGTCGTAGGGTTTGAGGGCTGGCCGAACGGGTTTGCTGCTGGCTGGGAAGGCTTGCCGAATGGATTGTTAGCTTGCGGTTGGTTGTTCTGTGATGAAAAACCATTGGCCTGGGGTTGCGAGGGTTGGCCAAAGGGATTGTTCGCGTTTTGATTCGGCGTAGCATTAGAGGCACCGAACGGATTAGATGCTGCTGGTGTGGCAGCATTTAATGGCTGGCCAAAGGGCGACGTTCCTTGCGCAGGTTGAGAAGGCTTCCCGAACGGACTCGCTCCAGCATTATTCTGGTTATTGTTGTTCGCTCCAAAGGGGTTGGCATTCTGATTGTTCGCTGTAGCAGGACTAGGGGCACCAAAAGGATTTGCTGCAGGGGCATTGTTGTTGGCAGCGTTTCCAAAGGGACTAGAATTATTGTTTGTTCCACTTGGAGCTCCAAAGGGGTTTGGCTTTGCACCAAGCTGGCTGGCTTGTCCAAAAGCACTGCCTCCCGCATTAAGCTGTGACGGTTGGCCAAACGCACTGCCTTGTGCGTTCGGCTGCGATGGTTGACCGAAAACGCTGCCTTGTGCATTTGGTTGTGACGGTTGACCGAAAACACTACCTTGCGCATTGGGCTGAGAAGGCTGTCCGAACGCTGGTGTACCAAACGCGCTAGGCTTCGCACCTAGTGCTGAGGGTTGACCGAAAGCTGATGGTTGAGCGGGTTGTCCGAACGCTGATCCAGACTGTCCCAATTGTGAGGGCTGTCCAAACGCCGATGGCTGCGCAGGCTGACCAAAAGCAGAGCTTCCCTGAGCTGGCTGTGACGGTTGACCAAATGCTGGAGCGCCAAAAGCGCTTGGTTTCGCACCCAGAGCAGAGGGTTGTCCGAAAGCACTTGCGCCGGTCGATGCGCCGCCGCCAAAAGGAGATgcgttgttgttattgttgttcGCTCCGAATGGATTTGACTGCGCTCCCGTGTCGGCAATGATAGATTTCGGTCGTTTTCCGACAAGAAATTCCCCAAAAGGAGCTCCCTGTGTTCCCTCTCTGCAAATATCGTGTCGATTTGGGTGGTTGTTCTCGGCGCTGACCATAAACTCGACAGCTCCTTTGACATCGCGAAGGGCGGTTTGTATTTGTTGCTGCGCGTTCGCGTACAGCTCTTGCGCGTCGTTCAACTACAGTCGCATCGCATATTAGCTTTGGGGTATTCCATATAAAGAGAGCGATTAACTAGGTGCTCACAGCTTGCTGCTCGTTTCCTGAAGCTTTGCCCATCATAAAGTGCAGCCGCAGCTCCTCAAAACTCTGTTCGCGTGGGAACCCGCCAAAAAGCTGTCCAGGAGCGTCTCTCCCTGGCGCATAGGCTGAAAGGATCCATTGCGGTACCTCTGTCGTCAAATCTTTTTCGATTGTATCGGCATTgatattatatttttctGTCAGGCTGTCAATTCTTTTCGTTCTTGTCAAGTTTGCACGTCCTTCGTACCAGCTGCGCTCTGGTTGTTGCCTCCTCCTAGAGCTCCAAAGCGGTTTTGATCGTTTGGGTTGATGTGCTCGTTACGACACCTATCTATAGATCAATTAGCATGGTCAATACGGAGATGAAGACCCATGAGGAAGCCATACTGCCAAACTTGCAGTTTCCCTGCTGAAAGAATTTACAGGCCGTCATCTTGATGGATGATTGAATGCGTTGTCGTGGTTATTTTGGGGTAGAAACTTTGACACTATCAGCCAAAGTCGCCGTATGAGAAGCTACCTCATGACGTTGAGGATGATTGAGCACCAATGGCGGGGATTTGTTCGTTGTATTTAGAAGAGTTCTTGTCAAGGAGTGAACAGAAGTAGAATGTGGTTGAAGAGAGTGTAAAACTAACAAAGCCTAGACAGTTGATGGACTTTACAGCctttcccagcctcgctgGGGCCGTTGGGTTTTTGTGAACGCGGTAACTAAACTCTAGGTGGCTAGGTACCTAAACATTACAGTGGGGCTCCATGTACGCTAAAGTGCCTGTACCTGAACCTCAGCCTATTGTTCAGCTAATCAATTCCCATTAAAATCTACTAAGACAATACAACGAGTAACCCAAAGCACGCAGCGTTTATTGTTATCTTCATCAAGCAACAATGGAATTTGTTTTCAAAATTGTTTAATTCattcttatcttatctcttATATAACTGGTCATTCCGTGATACTATTTGTTTGTCCCTTGTGTAGAGTCGTTAAACAACAGCTTTCCTATGCTCAGAAGTACAAGTCGTACAGCACATTTCATGTTCTCCTTCCTTTTTCTCCCCTCAATTATGATGAGATGTGATCAACTTTTCGAAACTCAATCATTGGTCCGTTCTTAGCACTGGTAAATATATCAACCAGTTGCATCTCACCAGGTCGATGTCGACCCCATTCATTTTTGGGGTTGCCCTCAGCAGGATCAACGATACCAATAGCCTTGCGCATATCATAGATATACATTGTACGAGCGAGAGTGTTGGTCATCTCAACATAGGCAAGACCCTTGCCGATACAGCCACGAGGTCCAACGCTGAAGGGACAGTATGCGCTAGCAGCCAGCGCAACCTCCTCCTCAGTTGTGTTTTGACCAGTGAGGGGGTTGAGGGCACCCACGAGCCATCGCTCAGGCACGTACTCGTATGGAGAGGGGTAGTAGGACTCGTTGTGGTGGATGGTATAGTGAGAAACGCCGACGACAGTGCCCTCGGGAATGGCACGGCCCTCGATGGTCATTCCTCCAGGGAGAACCTCACGGGGTAGGATACCACCAACCGATGGGGACAGTCGCATAGCTTCATCAATGCAGGCGCGGAGGTAGGTGCAAGATGCAAGAGTAGCGCCCTGGCAAATTTCCTCGGCGTCGTTGAACTTGCTTCGGATTTCTTCGGTGACTTTCTTGAGAGCGCGAGGGCAACGGACGAGGTAGAATAGGGTGGCAGCCATGGCAGTGGAAGTAGTGTCGGAACCGGCGATGATGCTATCCAGAGATTAGTCGTGCCTTTTGATCGCTGGCGCATATTACTTACAGAAGGTTAGACTCAGACCAAAGCTCAGGAGTGCTGAAACCCTGACCAGTTTCGGGATCGCGAGCCTTGAGGAGGTAGTAGAAGAAGTCGCGACGGTCATTCTCTTCACCAAGCTTGGTGCGCTCAGTAAGTTGACCCTTGCTGTAACCCATGTAACGAGCACGGCCAGCAGCGAGTCCGGGGAAGAGGATCTTGTCCAGGTTCAGCTTGTTGACAATGGGCATAGTTCCACACTAAGGCCAATCAGCTTCAGATCTCATATGTTTCTATATGATGGACTTACAAGAAGGTGGCGCGTAGTGGCGGCTTCGACGAGCTCCAGGGCGAAACGGTTGGTTGGACTCTCCAGCATGTGAAAGGCCTTACCGAAGCACAAATCACCAAGAATATCCATAGCAAGGTAGTTGCACCAGTCGCTCATCTTGCGGGGCTTAGTCCAGCCCTTGGTGTCCTCGCCGGAGCCCTCCATCATACCAATCTGCTCGCAGAAAGTGCGAACATTGCCGAGGATGTACCGCTGCATCTCCTTCATGGCACTCTCGGAGAAAGCCTGAGACATTACACGGCGCTTGCGGGCGTGGACCTCCTTGTCGCGAGTGTTGTGGGTGTTGGCAGTGGGATGAACAAAGGCATTGTAGAACTCGGCCTTGCGGACGTTTGATCGGAAGCCGTAGATCTCCTTGAGAGCCTTGTTGGAGTTGAAGCAGATCGAGTTGGGGCCGAATCGGACGACAGGGCCGTATTTTTGGTGCATGCGCCAGAACTCGACCTGTCTGTCGCCTTTCCAGGCGTGGTAGAGCTGGTAGCCGTCTGTGATCTTTGCGATGAAAGGACCCGGGTACCTGGCTAGAGGGTGGAAGAAGACTCGATAGACGACAATACTGAAGCCCTGAAGAAACGTGTTAGTCTCCAGGTTTGGTACAAAGTGTGAGAGATTTCACTTACATAGAGTAGACCTCCTCCTACCAACAACCCCAGGTATACCCACAGATGTGTTAGATCGACTGTCATGTTGCCTGTCTTATTCATACACAAGCAGAGTCTTGGGAATGAAAAGATAGAAGGGTATGTTAGACAATAGACCAGACAGAGGCGGAAGGTCCGGGGAGTTAAATAGTATTGGATATAGCCCTTATCAACAAGACAAAGCAAGCTTGTAAGCTGCAAGCAGCCCCATGACCACCCTCTCTCTTATTTCTCGTCTAGCTCCTCATGCCCCATCCTGTCTCATTCTTTCGTAGACTCCATGACCTGGCCAACGCTCTTAATCGGTTGGCGGCGGCACACAAAGCTTGTCAGTATTCACAAGCTCGTTTGAAGTGGAAGGTGGAGGGGGTGTAAACATCCAAAGTCTTGTCTGCGGCTAAGTTCGGATTGCAAATAGCGGGACGGCATTGGATAGATCGCGGAGAAATTGAGAAGCGCCCGCGAGATTGCGGGGGAAGTTAGTAGAAGCGCCAGATTGTTGTGTGGGGTTTCTGGAATTGGGGGAATTTTATTATGATTTATCTAAATGCTATCtagataggtacctagtcaAGCTTAACTAACTATTATAGAAAGTAACTGGATAATTCCAATGGTCAAGTTATCTAATGTCTGAGTTATCTTTGTTGTTGCAATGATAGAGGTTCCCTTTCCCTAGGTATACATAAATCAAAGCCATCTCCAAAATAACCCCAGCACCACGTTAGCTTAGGTACGAAAACAATACTGGAAATGAAAACATTGTCGTTAGTCCAGCCTCGATGATACATTACATAGGTACACAGAGGTCACCTGCTCAATATCTGACTTTACTAATTGAAGTGTGGTGAGACGTCAATCGATCCTCCATACCATACCAAGCCAGGTCAACGTCTGCATGCCGTCATTTCTCTCATGAACAATATAGAAATCGTCAACCATTGTCCCCGTCTTTGTTCTCCAACTCAGTACTACTATGATCCGAACCTGTGCCGATCTTTGACATGGCTTGACCAGCGGTACTTTTCCCGCACTACGGAACCAGAAACGGCTTGTTTTCTCTTGGCAATCAAATACGAAGCCAGCAAGGGCACGACAAACTTGTCCTCCCTGCTCGGCTACATCAAAGCCCGATGATGACCGCGGCGTTGTGGGTACTCGGAGTCCGTGAGTGGGGACGGCAATATCAACACTCGGAGTGGGGACGGAAAACTACTGCATATAGACCAAGTCCAAGTTTAACGACAGGTTCTTTCGCGACAACATTGGCAAAAATGGATACGATGTGGTAATTATTTCTTTCTAGTTTGTTGGTCAGCCGCTGACCATCTTCTAGCGAGGGTCAAACCTGGCTGGAATTCATGTGATGCTAATTGCAACACTGTTATCGACTGTAACCGTTTTGTGTCTCGATGGTTCCCCACACACTCGTTTTTAGGTATGGCTGAGAAACAAACACAAGAACAATATTGAACCCAAAAGCCACACACAAACGCCATACATGAATCATCCATGCAATTGAGACAAATCTACAATGCCACATATTATACAACAGATAACGACATGCAGGCTGCGAGTTCATGCGCACTCAGACGATTCGATTAGTCCTCAGTCGCATATTTCCTACCCTGTAATCAATATctattagcttattattcGACAACAACATTGTACCACAGAACCAACAACGCAATCAACGTAACAGGGATATATATTGCACGCACTAAAATTAAGCTCATAGACTTTGCCACCGTACATTATTCATTACCCAAAATACCCCAGCCCATTAACTCCCCCACAGAACAAAGTCTCCCATTGATACACAGCATTGACGACAAACCAGTGTCGTACTGCTGACGTCCTCGAACCACAATGCGCAgacttcttaattataataccttgGCTCATTAAAGACATGGTATCGGTGCTGTCGTACACCGTCACCCCGGAACATGGCAGGGAACCTCCACCCTTCAGGCACGTCCTTTTCCTGAACACGACGGTTGCGCTCCTTGTCCGACTGGGCTTCCAGCTTTGCAATCTCCTCCTTAGACTCAGGGATCTTGAACTTGGCAACTTGAAGCTCAGTATCTGTGATCGAGCTGCGACTGACACGGGCATATCCTACACGCTTGAGACGCTTGAACAGGATATACTCGCACCATCGGTCCCAGTCTGAGGGGTCTACGTCTTTCATTCCCGACGTTTCGCTTACGTAGGTGTTGTAGTTGCCCTCCTTTGGCTTTGTTACCAGGTAACTAAGTAAGAATGCTGGGCGAGGGGTTGAGCCCATCAGCTCGGCGAGATATAGAGACTGTAGACGTCGATCTTcgggatcttcttcttgcccagAGTGGAAGACAAACACATCCACAAGCTGGCCATAGACATCCAGTGTGGCATGGATAGCAGGGGCCAGCTCACCAACAGGACTGGGTAGAAGGTGATGTGTCGAGTTCAAGATGGGGAATTTGGATAGCAGAGCAGCGCCCCAGGTGTGCTTGTTTGGGCCAGGACCATAGTCGACGTACATACCAAGATCCTCAGCAAGGAATTGTGTAGCATCACGGTTACCCATGATGATACGTTGATTGTCAGACTCCAGAAGACCAATCACATCAATCTCCAATTCTTTGATAAGATCTCGCATGCGATACTCTGACGCCCACATATCATTGTCGAATGAGAAGTGGATCGTCCAGATACCAGCAGTGAGGATACGATCCTCGCCGTGATAAGGCTGGTGGTTGTTGGCGGGAAAACGCTGGAAAGCCGAAACAAGGAACAGAATGTTTATTATGATGGTTGAGACTCCGAATAGCTTCCTTTGCTGAGTTGGCAGAGATCGCTTTGGAGTTTGTCGTTGCGGGCTGGAAACATTGATGCCGTATACACCAGCTCCAATACAGGTCATCATGGTATACATCACCCAGTCAGTATGCTCGCGGACGAGCTGGCCTCCCGGAACAAAAGCATAGGCCACAACCCATACGTGGAAGAGAACCAAAAAGTTGTAGATAAGGAATCCACTACCAAAAGTTGTTGCAGGATTCGTCTTGGCTGCATGGACGAGAATCGGAACTGAGTATGCCATCAAATAAGTAGCAAGCGTAAGGGCACCATAGTAACCAGACCAATGACTGAAAAAGGTCAAAAACATAGCACCAGCAGTGCCAACGATATAGGCACCCCAACTGCTCGCAAGCCTGGGTTGCCATACCCCACTGAATAGACCCAGAGACATGGC
This Fusarium poae strain DAOMC 252244 chromosome 3, whole genome shotgun sequence DNA region includes the following protein-coding sequences:
- a CDS encoding hypothetical protein (BUSCO:34643at5125) is translated as MTACKFFQQGNCKFGNRCRNEHINPNDQNRFGALGGGNNQSAAEKYNINADTIEKDLTTEVPQWILSAYAPGRDAPGQLFGGFPREQSFEELRLHFMMGKASGNEQQALNDAQELYANAQQQIQTALRDVKGAVEFMVSAENNHPNRHDICREGTQGAPFGEFLVGKRPKSIIADTGAQSNPFGANNNNNNASPFGGGASTGASAFGQPSALGAKPSAFGAPAFGQPSQPAQGSSAFGQPAQPSAFGQPSQLGQSGSAFGQPAQPSAFGQPSALGAKPSAFGTPAFGQPSQPNAQGSVFGQPSQPNAQGSVFGQPSQPNAQGSAFGQPSQLNAGGSAFGQASQLGAKPNPFGAPSGTNNNSSPFGNAANNNAPAANPFGAPSPATANNQNANPFGANNNNQNNAGASPFGKPSQPAQGTSPFGQPLNAATPAASNPFGASNATPNQNANNPFGQPSQPQANGFSSQNNQPQANNPFGKPSQPAANPFGQPSNPTTPSSNPFASQPLPAGAPSGAPSGNPYPTNSTRQHPPVDSYSSKGMDGRLAMFKGKSVVYKDGKPGIQEFDGSWRRVWFPDGPPGYSADTELPSEKYDDKSKAQWMAFAQTGTFQDGLMPELPPSRECTLWDF
- a CDS encoding hypothetical protein (BUSCO:23772at5125), which produces MASLPPLAPFPKSSWRQHLSSSEWNSLLQAWTSICRALVALPEKDLKTSLSRDDSTPTFLSSFAEETAESGFTVLESYSTTLPKAVFQLTSRVYSVSPPTQLFDYEFLANIARIFPQKATAPLITQLFQQRTAVTEASLTGLKKQLIPQLEAGIKGDLKIVEAHLIRLNYLLHASPDACTLFLAGSDFLDALIVCFRVMNPPLRKVILTTTYLCLIGLIDVEPAKWSMLSDQLYALKEAADAHKAGPLNANDSLVPELITNTPLLKILLRRAEDSGAATDNFKKRLTALEAYRKGAMIRPKRLVRRKVDKGKGKETQQEADADMHVHRMSQITQVQDLFPDLGSGFVSKCLDEYGENVEHVVANLLSETLPPHLSNADRSEPLYDASCRFDSQLTMTRSSHPQNRHTDLAPRPTPPKVPTRHNVFDDDDFDRLAMDVSKISFGKKPSKSADEMLKDKENAPNKSAILSALAAFDSDDDERDDTYDADDVGGTVDASNQEADAASDGNEEALFRAYQMDSKLFDRDAATRRGSPRSKLRQDTGMTDEAIEGWALILVRNPQQKRRLEAKYAFSGQQAQIDRTSWRASPAGSGEEGSDPDGGPSRGGRGGGRGRGRGRGRGRGGNIAGPTGEKETESARKNKEANKGSRANHNRRDARAKKMARGGFAG
- a CDS encoding hypothetical protein (TransMembrane:1 (o6-29i)~BUSCO:15657at5125), with product MTVDLTHLWVYLGLLVGGGLLYGFSIVVYRVFFHPLARYPGPFIAKITDGYQLYHAWKGDRQVEFWRMHQKYGPVVRFGPNSICFNSNKALKEIYGFRSNVRKAEFYNAFVHPTANTHNTRDKEVHARKRRVMSQAFSESAMKEMQRYILGNVRTFCEQIGMMEGSGEDTKGWTKPRKMSDWCNYLAMDILGDLCFGKAFHMLESPTNRFALELVEAATTRHLLCGTMPIVNKLNLDKILFPGLAAGRARYMGYSKGQLTERTKLGEENDRRDFFYYLLKARDPETGQGFSTPELWSESNLLIIAGSDTTSTAMAATLFYLVRCPRALKKVTEEIRSKFNDAEEICQGATLASCTYLRACIDEAMRLSPSVGGILPREVLPGGMTIEGRAIPEGTVVGVSHYTIHHNESYYPSPYEYVPERWLVGALNPLTGQNTTEEEVALAASAYCPFSVGPRGCIGKGLAYVEMTNTLARTMYIYDMRKAIGIVDPAEGNPKNEWGRHRPGEMQLVDIFTSAKNGPMIEFRKVDHISS